From a region of the Nitrospira sp. genome:
- a CDS encoding PAS domain S-box protein: protein MADIKARIYRLMGWRVVLVTLLLGLSLAFQVTKGERVETFYALIIFTYAVTILYALVVRQLTDPEVLVQFAWTQIAVDFMLETVLIARTGGIESPFAVLYVISVTVASLVPRRRVGLLTASLCIILFGILTNMQLYGLAEIWGWLPPSRLSAAETLQAFGVYSLAFLVVGFLSGALADQLRLADQSLREKEQGLSRLQAFHENIVHSISSGVFTTDEQGRITSFNPAAQEATGYSFEQVHGRPWREVFNWHPSQQEDDHMQDASANLRFEVECKRFDGNRLILGMTLAPLHERGEKTGLVGVFKDLTQIRDLEEEMRRKEWLAGLGEMSAGMAHEIRNPLGALAGAMQMLRKDLHADETSRRLTEIAIREATRLDTIITEFLQYARPPALNLAEHDLNKVLAETLDLVHHEARARTNITIAAAPCSEALPAQVDQDQMKQVFWNLAVNAFDAMPAGGQLTITTGCRKVDVAGRKAEVIEVSFHDTGEGISKNNLDKIFLPFFTTKKRGSGLGLAAVHRIVDLHGGWIKVESQEGQGTRFGVCLPRTADSGVRLWHEGREPWKRS, encoded by the coding sequence GTGGCGGATATCAAGGCCAGAATCTACCGGTTAATGGGGTGGCGAGTCGTTCTCGTCACGCTCCTCTTGGGATTATCCCTTGCGTTCCAAGTCACGAAGGGCGAACGTGTCGAAACCTTCTATGCTCTGATCATCTTTACGTACGCCGTTACCATTCTCTACGCGTTGGTGGTTCGCCAGCTTACCGACCCCGAAGTCCTCGTGCAGTTTGCGTGGACTCAGATCGCCGTCGATTTCATGTTGGAAACGGTATTGATCGCAAGAACGGGAGGAATCGAAAGTCCGTTCGCGGTGCTCTATGTCATCAGTGTGACGGTCGCCAGTTTGGTTCCGCGGCGCCGTGTGGGCCTCCTGACAGCCAGCCTCTGCATCATCCTGTTCGGAATTCTGACCAATATGCAGCTGTATGGACTTGCGGAGATATGGGGCTGGCTTCCGCCTTCTCGGCTGAGCGCCGCGGAAACGCTCCAGGCGTTTGGTGTGTACAGTCTGGCGTTCCTGGTCGTCGGGTTTTTGAGCGGGGCGCTCGCGGATCAGCTACGGCTGGCAGATCAATCGCTTCGTGAGAAAGAACAGGGACTGAGCCGCCTTCAGGCGTTCCACGAGAATATTGTGCATAGTATCAGCAGCGGTGTGTTTACAACCGACGAACAAGGTCGGATCACGTCGTTTAATCCTGCCGCGCAGGAAGCCACAGGCTACAGCTTTGAACAAGTTCATGGGCGGCCCTGGCGTGAAGTGTTTAATTGGCATCCCAGTCAGCAAGAAGACGACCACATGCAGGATGCTTCCGCCAACTTGCGCTTTGAAGTCGAGTGCAAACGGTTCGACGGCAATCGGTTGATCCTCGGCATGACGCTCGCGCCGTTGCATGAACGAGGGGAAAAGACGGGCCTTGTCGGAGTGTTCAAGGATCTCACACAGATCCGTGATCTGGAAGAAGAAATGCGGCGCAAGGAATGGCTGGCCGGTCTTGGAGAGATGTCGGCGGGCATGGCGCACGAAATACGAAACCCGTTGGGTGCGCTCGCCGGCGCCATGCAAATGCTTCGAAAGGATCTCCATGCCGATGAAACCAGCCGGCGGCTGACGGAGATTGCCATTCGGGAAGCGACTCGATTGGATACGATCATCACCGAGTTTCTCCAGTACGCCAGGCCTCCGGCGCTGAATTTGGCGGAGCACGATTTAAACAAAGTCCTTGCCGAGACCCTTGATCTGGTACACCATGAAGCACGAGCCAGAACGAACATCACCATCGCGGCGGCTCCGTGCAGTGAAGCTTTGCCCGCGCAAGTGGATCAGGATCAAATGAAGCAAGTGTTCTGGAATTTGGCGGTCAATGCCTTCGATGCCATGCCCGCGGGAGGACAGCTGACGATCACGACGGGGTGCAGAAAGGTCGATGTCGCGGGACGCAAGGCGGAGGTGATCGAGGTGTCCTTCCATGATACCGGGGAAGGCATTTCGAAGAACAATCTCGACAAAATCTTTCTCCCGTTCTTTACCACCAAAAAACGAGGTTCTGGGTTGGGATTGGCCGCGGTCCATCGTATCGTCGACCTGCACGGTGGGTGGATCAAAGTGGAAAGTCAGGAAGGTCAAGGCACTCGATTCGGAGTCTGCTTGCCTCGCACGGCAGATTCAGGGGTACGACTGTGGCACGAGGGTAGAGAGCCGTGGAAAAGATCCTAG
- a CDS encoding beta-lactamase family protein, producing the protein MSELQIIQSALDRAVSGGVFPGAVLAVRCGDRPVSRFVAGRLSTSPLGPPVNASTIYDLASLTKPLATVTSLALLIQMGRCRLEDTVADHLPDCTDTPIGAATLRHLLTHSSGLPGWRGFYERLTPDGRVPSSYCEREQAKRSMLGLIRSEALVYARGTRSLYSDLGFMLLGFIVERHSRQSMNDFFREHIVGQLGGVQVEFVASERLHAFLEKATEDGSGVAPTEVDSWRGHLLCGEVHDQNAAALGGEAGHAGLFGNADAVLAITGVWLRAYHGRAAILDQGIVQEFTRRQKQEGASSWALGWDTVSVPSSSGHYFTDRSFGHLGYTGTSIWIDPVRELEVVLLSNRVHPSSRNEAIREFRPMIHDLVYEAFVGLGQGRSG; encoded by the coding sequence ATGTCTGAGCTACAGATCATTCAATCAGCCCTCGATCGGGCCGTGAGCGGCGGCGTGTTCCCTGGGGCGGTATTGGCAGTGCGGTGCGGAGACAGGCCGGTTTCTCGCTTCGTTGCCGGACGGCTTTCGACTTCCCCGCTAGGACCTCCCGTGAACGCTTCCACCATCTATGATTTGGCCTCGTTGACCAAGCCCTTGGCGACCGTCACGTCTCTTGCCTTGCTGATCCAGATGGGCCGCTGCCGGCTTGAGGATACCGTGGCCGACCATCTACCCGACTGCACCGATACCCCTATCGGCGCAGCCACGCTTCGGCATTTGCTGACACATTCTTCCGGATTGCCGGGATGGCGAGGATTCTATGAACGCCTCACCCCGGATGGAAGGGTTCCTTCATCATATTGTGAGAGGGAGCAAGCGAAGCGGTCCATGCTCGGTCTTATCCGATCTGAAGCGCTCGTGTATGCACGAGGCACGCGCAGCCTCTACAGTGATCTCGGCTTCATGTTGCTCGGCTTTATTGTTGAACGGCACAGCCGGCAATCGATGAACGACTTCTTTCGTGAGCACATTGTGGGTCAGCTGGGCGGCGTCCAGGTTGAATTCGTTGCGTCGGAACGATTGCATGCGTTTCTTGAGAAGGCAACCGAGGACGGAAGTGGCGTGGCGCCGACAGAAGTTGACTCATGGCGAGGTCATCTCCTATGCGGGGAAGTGCACGATCAGAATGCAGCCGCACTGGGCGGCGAGGCTGGTCATGCCGGGTTATTCGGGAACGCCGACGCTGTGCTGGCGATCACGGGTGTATGGCTGCGGGCCTATCACGGGCGGGCAGCTATTCTCGATCAGGGCATTGTCCAGGAATTTACACGGCGCCAGAAACAGGAAGGAGCATCGAGTTGGGCGCTCGGATGGGATACGGTATCGGTGCCGTCATCTTCGGGGCACTACTTCACCGACCGATCATTCGGCCATCTCGGCTACACGGGGACTTCGATCTGGATCGATCCGGTTCGGGAATTAGAGGTCGTACTGCTCTCGAATCGCGTACATCCTTCGAGCCGGAACGAAGCCATTCGGGAGTTCCGACCTATGATTCATGACCTGGTGTATGAGGCGTTCGTCGGGCTCGGTCAAGGCCGATCCGGGTAG
- a CDS encoding type II secretion system F family protein, producing the protein MATFAYVGRSKSGAVKKGELVAKSRDEAVEQLRKQSVVVTSLEEKAAKEGFSFRLGSGVSEKDLVVFTRQFGTMINAGLPLIQCLEILSTQSESVPLRKAVGEVKGMVEGGSTFSDALHKHPKIFDDLYVNMVHAGEVGGLLDTILGRLSKHIEKAMKLKGQIKSALVYPAAIVGIAAIVITVLMIWVIPVFEKMFKEMSGGKMALPAPTQLVIDASNFVQGNWYIILGVIVALVVAVKKYYATPQGRLAIDKLVLKLPVFGDLVRKASVAKFTRTLGTLLASGVPLLEALTICAKTSGNKVVEGALLDAKVSISGGKTISEPLAKSGTFPKMVTHMISVGESTGALDNMLGKIADFYEDEVDEAVGNLTALLEPMMMVFLGVTVGFIVVAMYLPIFTMASAIG; encoded by the coding sequence ATGGCCACGTTTGCGTATGTCGGACGGAGTAAATCGGGGGCGGTGAAAAAAGGGGAGCTTGTCGCGAAGTCGCGCGATGAGGCGGTGGAACAGCTGCGCAAACAAAGCGTCGTGGTGACCAGTCTGGAAGAAAAGGCGGCCAAGGAGGGATTCAGCTTTCGCCTGGGGAGCGGGGTAAGCGAAAAGGACCTGGTTGTTTTTACCAGGCAATTCGGAACCATGATCAATGCCGGATTACCTCTTATCCAGTGCCTGGAGATTCTCTCGACGCAGTCGGAGAGCGTGCCTCTGAGGAAAGCTGTCGGCGAAGTGAAAGGAATGGTTGAGGGCGGTTCAACGTTTTCCGATGCGCTCCACAAACACCCCAAAATCTTCGATGACCTGTATGTCAACATGGTTCATGCCGGTGAAGTCGGAGGGTTGCTGGATACGATTCTGGGCCGTCTCTCCAAACACATCGAGAAGGCGATGAAGTTGAAGGGGCAGATCAAAAGCGCATTGGTCTATCCCGCGGCCATCGTCGGGATCGCCGCGATCGTGATCACGGTCTTGATGATCTGGGTTATCCCTGTATTCGAAAAGATGTTCAAGGAAATGTCTGGCGGGAAGATGGCGCTGCCGGCACCGACTCAGCTTGTCATCGACGCGAGTAATTTCGTGCAAGGGAATTGGTACATCATCTTGGGCGTCATCGTGGCGCTTGTGGTCGCCGTCAAGAAATATTACGCGACTCCGCAGGGCAGGTTGGCCATCGACAAGCTCGTGCTGAAATTGCCCGTGTTCGGGGACCTCGTCAGGAAGGCATCCGTGGCGAAATTTACGCGGACATTGGGAACGCTGTTGGCCAGCGGGGTTCCGCTGCTGGAAGCCTTGACGATTTGTGCGAAGACCTCCGGGAACAAGGTCGTGGAAGGAGCATTGCTTGATGCAAAAGTCAGCATCAGCGGAGGAAAGACGATCTCCGAGCCGCTCGCGAAAAGCGGAACGTTTCCCAAGATGGTGACCCACATGATCTCGGTTGGAGAGTCGACGGGTGCGTTGGATAACATGCTCGGAAAAATCGCGGATTTCTACGAGGACGAAGTCGACGAAGCGGTGGGGAACCTCACGGCACTCTTGGAACCGATGATGATGGTGTTCTTGGGCGTCACCGTCGGATTCATCGTGGTCGCGATGTATCTCCCGATTTTTACGATGGCGTCCGCGATCGGTTAA
- a CDS encoding sigma-54-dependent Fis family transcriptional regulator → MEKILVVDDEQSLREVLSIMLKRAGYAVTSAMDGEEAIEFLHKEIFDLVITDLRMPKVDGMEILKAVKSTSPETVVLIITAFATADSAVEAMKQGAYDYLTKPFQVDEVQLIIRNALEKRRLSTENMLLKREMASQSSFAQLVGQSEAMQKVFDVVRKVADSKSNVLICGESGTGKELVARAIHYNSVRSALPFVAVNCSAVPETLLESELFGHMKGSFTGAISNKAGLFEIANGGTIFLDEIGDTTPTIQVKLLRVIQEREFRRVGGNQDIKVDVRIVAATNKDLEKAVADGSFREDLYYRLDVIPIRLPPLRMRTGDIPLLVSHFLERFSKESGKPKPVIGQEAMHVLLGHEWRGNVRELENLIERVVAFSAEGPVTDADVRGWLHRPAAQSQPHAMPLDLTEEGLDLEGLINGIEKDLLLKALERSKWVKKKAARMLRLNTRSFRYRLEKYAIKGGRD, encoded by the coding sequence GTGGAAAAGATCCTAGTCGTTGATGACGAGCAAAGCTTGCGCGAAGTATTGAGCATCATGCTCAAACGAGCGGGATATGCCGTGACCAGCGCCATGGACGGCGAAGAAGCGATCGAGTTTCTGCACAAGGAAATCTTTGATCTGGTGATCACCGATTTGCGGATGCCGAAGGTCGATGGAATGGAGATCCTCAAGGCGGTGAAGTCCACCTCTCCTGAAACGGTGGTGCTGATCATCACCGCCTTTGCGACCGCTGATTCCGCAGTCGAAGCCATGAAGCAGGGCGCGTATGACTATCTGACGAAGCCCTTTCAGGTCGATGAAGTCCAGTTGATTATTCGCAATGCGCTGGAAAAACGGCGCCTCTCGACCGAGAACATGCTGCTCAAGCGCGAGATGGCAAGCCAATCGTCCTTCGCGCAGTTGGTCGGCCAAAGTGAGGCGATGCAAAAAGTATTCGACGTGGTACGAAAAGTCGCCGATTCGAAAAGCAACGTGCTGATCTGCGGTGAAAGTGGAACGGGAAAAGAGTTGGTTGCGCGTGCGATTCATTACAACAGCGTCAGAAGCGCCCTGCCGTTTGTCGCCGTCAATTGCAGCGCGGTGCCGGAAACTCTGTTGGAGAGCGAGCTGTTCGGCCACATGAAGGGATCGTTCACGGGCGCCATTTCCAATAAGGCGGGATTGTTCGAGATTGCCAACGGCGGAACCATCTTTCTGGATGAGATTGGCGATACGACTCCCACGATTCAAGTAAAGCTCCTGCGTGTCATTCAAGAGCGGGAATTTCGACGGGTGGGCGGCAATCAGGATATCAAAGTCGACGTGCGTATCGTCGCAGCCACCAATAAGGATCTCGAAAAAGCAGTCGCAGATGGCTCGTTTCGCGAAGATCTCTATTACCGTTTGGATGTCATTCCCATCCGGCTTCCGCCGTTACGCATGCGAACCGGGGATATTCCGCTGCTGGTCAGTCACTTTCTGGAGCGGTTTTCGAAAGAGAGCGGCAAACCTAAGCCCGTGATCGGCCAGGAGGCGATGCACGTGTTGTTGGGACATGAATGGCGCGGCAACGTCCGCGAGTTGGAAAATTTGATCGAACGGGTCGTCGCGTTCTCCGCGGAGGGACCGGTGACCGACGCAGATGTGCGAGGATGGCTCCATCGCCCGGCGGCGCAGTCGCAGCCACACGCGATGCCGCTGGACTTGACCGAGGAGGGCTTGGATCTTGAAGGGCTCATCAACGGGATCGAAAAGGATCTGTTGCTGAAGGCTCTTGAGCGATC
- the pgsA gene encoding CDP-diacylglycerol--glycerol-3-phosphate 3-phosphatidyltransferase, with product MNIPNSLTILRILLVPVYIGFMTYGSYGLALLTLLVAGLTDAIDGYIARKLNQRTRLGTLLDPLADKVLLTSSFISLAILHLIPSWLVILVVSRDLILLLGTAVAHVTSTPINVAPTFLGKGTTMLQLSYVLLTVLLTWREHDRGVLTPLLVVMVAFTLASGLHYLYRGYRDANTAPPLA from the coding sequence ATGAACATTCCCAATAGCCTCACGATTCTTCGCATCCTCTTGGTCCCTGTTTACATCGGGTTTATGACCTACGGGTCATACGGATTGGCGCTCCTGACGCTGCTCGTCGCAGGACTGACGGACGCCATCGACGGTTATATTGCGCGCAAACTGAACCAGCGAACGAGGTTGGGGACATTACTTGATCCCCTCGCAGACAAGGTGCTGCTGACTTCGAGCTTCATCTCGCTCGCAATCCTGCATCTAATACCGTCATGGCTTGTCATCCTCGTGGTCAGTCGAGATCTGATTCTCTTGTTGGGGACAGCAGTCGCGCATGTCACCAGTACGCCGATCAATGTGGCACCGACGTTCCTGGGCAAGGGAACGACGATGTTGCAGCTGAGCTACGTTCTCCTGACCGTCCTCTTGACGTGGCGAGAACATGATCGCGGTGTGCTTACCCCGCTTCTCGTGGTGATGGTTGCGTTCACCCTGGCCTCAGGGTTGCATTATCTCTATCGAGGGTATCGAGACGCGAACACCGCTCCTCCCCTTGCTTAA